A stretch of Halocalculus aciditolerans DNA encodes these proteins:
- a CDS encoding pyridoxal-phosphate dependent enzyme, with the protein MRDDARSLVCPDCGATYDAGPDEPWRCTCGSPLEFDWTPDPPAEPNIDSREGLWAFRDLLPVAPRVTFDEQWTPLADAPAWSADFKLDYTHPSGSFKDRGATATLSRAAELGVERVVEDSSGNAGAAVAQYAARAGVDADIYVPADAKPSKLRAIEAAGATPVRVEGSRQDVTDACVAAVEDGDAWYASHAWNPAFFAGTSTFAFELAAQRDWDIPDAIVLPLGHGTLFLGAYRGFSLLRDAGWTAGIPRLLGVQAAGVSPIADALHGPRGGANDVADGIQIEQPVRGAEIRRAIEATGGDAIAVTSEETDAALDRLHARGFYVEPTSAAGPAGLRRYRDRGVLDEGDDVVVPLTGSGLKA; encoded by the coding sequence ATGCGCGACGACGCCCGCTCGCTCGTCTGCCCGGACTGCGGGGCGACCTACGACGCCGGCCCCGACGAGCCCTGGCGGTGTACCTGTGGCAGTCCGCTCGAATTCGACTGGACGCCCGACCCGCCCGCAGAACCCAATATCGACTCTCGGGAGGGGCTGTGGGCGTTCCGCGACCTCCTCCCCGTCGCCCCCCGCGTCACCTTCGACGAGCAGTGGACGCCGCTCGCCGACGCTCCCGCGTGGAGCGCGGACTTCAAGCTCGACTACACCCACCCGTCAGGAAGCTTCAAGGACCGCGGCGCGACGGCGACGCTCTCTCGCGCCGCCGAACTCGGCGTCGAGCGAGTGGTGGAGGACTCGTCGGGGAACGCGGGCGCGGCCGTCGCGCAGTACGCCGCCCGGGCGGGCGTCGACGCCGACATCTACGTCCCGGCGGACGCGAAACCCTCGAAGCTCCGCGCCATCGAGGCGGCCGGTGCGACGCCCGTGCGAGTCGAGGGGAGCAGACAGGACGTCACCGACGCGTGCGTCGCGGCCGTCGAGGACGGGGACGCGTGGTACGCGAGCCACGCGTGGAACCCCGCGTTCTTCGCGGGGACGTCGACGTTCGCGTTCGAACTCGCGGCGCAGCGGGACTGGGACATCCCAGACGCGATCGTCCTCCCGCTCGGCCACGGCACGCTCTTCCTCGGCGCATACCGCGGATTCTCGCTCCTCCGCGACGCCGGCTGGACAGCGGGAATCCCCAGACTGCTCGGCGTGCAGGCCGCCGGCGTCTCTCCGATCGCGGACGCCCTCCACGGCCCGCGCGGCGGCGCGAACGACGTCGCCGACGGCATCCAGATCGAACAGCCGGTTCGCGGCGCGGAGATTCGCCGCGCCATCGAAGCCACCGGGGGTGACGCAATCGCGGTGACGAGCGAGGAGACCGACGCCGCTCTCGACCGCCTCCACGCCCGCGGGTTCTACGTCGAGCCGACGAGCGCCGCCGGCCCCGCCGGTCTCCGCCGCTACCGCGACCGCGGCGTTCTCGACGAGGGCGACGACGTCGTCGTCCCGCTCACGGGCAGCGGCCTAAAAGCGTAG
- a CDS encoding DUF7511 domain-containing protein: MSRIERPPLDASRRRDPARGDHDALELDARIERYDDEELCTIHPADADDDTLVTTWLSARDDAFVDLDEMR, translated from the coding sequence ATGAGCCGTATCGAGCGTCCCCCGCTCGACGCGTCCCGCCGGCGCGACCCCGCGCGCGGCGACCACGACGCCCTCGAACTCGACGCGCGCATCGAGCGCTACGACGACGAGGAACTCTGCACCATCCACCCGGCCGACGCCGACGACGACACCCTCGTCACGACGTGGCTGTCCGCGCGCGACGACGCCTTCGTCGACCTCGACGAGATGCGATAA
- a CDS encoding tRNA(Ile)(2)-agmatinylcytidine synthase has protein sequence MTVVGLDDTDSRTRGMCTTYVASRVARALRERGHGVERCLLVRLNPAVPYKTRGNAALAVHTDAPVAAALAVAREHVSDAAEVADDRTNPGVVVAPGDPGDVTDTVAEWARRALREDLDVADAVALADDAGFEREGWKSGRGQVGALAAVGAWRAFDDWTYEQISYRAPERWGTPRDVDDASVFAAADAAYPDVWDTVDRGEAEAVCVPHTPGPVLHAVRGDDPDACRAAADAIDAEPVHDARLFVTNQGTDAHLRDGEMGDLADGRGYRVRGAVASAPETREGGHVFVDLRDGEETLSCVAFEPTKRFRDRVRALRPGDDLTVCGEFTEGTLKLEKFRVHGLDVVERVVPDCPECGSRMESAGRSQGYRCRDCGTRRAEKDRRVVARDLAPGWYEVPPCARRHVAKPLVRGGFDAPTHPEG, from the coding sequence GTGACTGTCGTCGGTCTGGATGATACGGATTCGCGGACGCGGGGGATGTGTACGACGTACGTCGCGTCGCGGGTCGCGCGGGCGCTCCGCGAGCGCGGGCACGGCGTCGAGCGCTGCCTCCTCGTGCGCTTGAACCCCGCCGTCCCGTACAAGACGCGGGGGAACGCGGCGCTCGCGGTGCACACAGACGCGCCCGTTGCGGCGGCGCTCGCGGTCGCACGCGAGCACGTGAGCGACGCGGCCGAGGTCGCCGACGACCGGACGAACCCCGGCGTCGTCGTCGCGCCCGGCGACCCCGGAGACGTTACGGATACTGTCGCCGAGTGGGCGCGGCGCGCGCTCCGCGAGGACCTCGACGTCGCGGACGCGGTCGCGCTCGCCGACGACGCGGGGTTCGAGCGCGAGGGGTGGAAGTCGGGCCGCGGCCAAGTGGGCGCGCTCGCCGCCGTCGGCGCGTGGCGGGCGTTCGACGACTGGACGTACGAGCAGATCTCCTACCGCGCGCCCGAGCGCTGGGGCACCCCGAGAGACGTCGACGACGCCTCCGTGTTCGCGGCGGCGGACGCCGCCTACCCCGATGTGTGGGACACCGTCGACCGCGGAGAGGCGGAAGCCGTCTGCGTGCCGCACACGCCCGGTCCCGTCCTCCACGCGGTCCGCGGCGACGACCCGGACGCGTGCCGCGCGGCCGCGGACGCCATCGACGCCGAACCCGTCCACGACGCCCGGCTCTTCGTCACGAACCAGGGGACCGACGCCCACCTCCGCGACGGGGAGATGGGCGACCTCGCGGACGGCCGGGGGTATCGCGTCCGCGGAGCGGTGGCGAGCGCCCCCGAGACGCGCGAGGGCGGCCACGTCTTCGTCGACCTCCGCGACGGCGAGGAGACGCTTTCCTGTGTCGCGTTCGAGCCGACGAAGCGCTTTCGCGACCGCGTGCGCGCGCTCCGCCCCGGCGACGACCTCACCGTCTGCGGCGAGTTCACGGAGGGAACGCTGAAACTCGAGAAGTTCCGCGTGCACGGCCTCGACGTCGTGGAGCGCGTCGTCCCCGACTGCCCGGAGTGCGGGTCGCGGATGGAGTCCGCCGGCCGGAGCCAGGGCTACCGGTGTCGGGACTGTGGCACGCGGCGCGCGGAGAAGGATCGACGGGTGGTTGCTCGCGACCTCGCGCCCGGCTGGTACGAGGTGCCGCCGTGTGCGCGCCGGCACGTCGCGAAACCGCTCGTCCGCGGCGGGTTCGACGCGCCCACTCACCCCGAAGGATGA
- a CDS encoding transcriptional regulator, giving the protein MSREALIGNVTAMLSDAGFTVSDQCVIRPKSFDVAARRGEDLVLLKVLGNIDAFDGPTGAEMRRLGTYLQGTPIVIGLRTRNQDLKPGVVYFRHGVPVMSPDTAMDLFLEGVPPLVYAAPGGLYVSIDADVVHDEREERGWSLGRLANELGVSRRTVAKYEDGMNASVEVAMQLEDLFGDGLTSPVDVLDGAEDVHDAEPTPDDPDAEPEDQPIITVLTMAGFDVHPTVRAPFKAVGEGERRSERLLTGHSAFTESAVKRARIMSSLSRVTRTRSVYFVDKAKRDSIEGTAIIERDEVEDIRDPEDFRDLLKERADATEA; this is encoded by the coding sequence ATGTCCAGGGAGGCGCTCATCGGGAACGTCACCGCGATGCTCAGTGACGCCGGCTTCACGGTGAGTGACCAGTGCGTCATTCGCCCGAAGAGCTTCGACGTCGCGGCGCGCCGCGGCGAGGACCTCGTCCTCCTGAAGGTCCTCGGTAACATCGACGCCTTCGACGGCCCGACCGGCGCGGAGATGCGTCGCCTCGGAACCTACCTCCAGGGAACCCCCATCGTCATCGGGCTCCGCACCCGCAACCAGGACCTCAAACCCGGCGTCGTCTACTTCCGCCACGGCGTCCCCGTGATGAGCCCCGACACCGCCATGGACCTCTTCTTAGAGGGCGTCCCGCCGCTCGTCTACGCCGCCCCCGGCGGCCTCTACGTCAGCATCGACGCCGACGTCGTCCACGACGAGCGCGAAGAGCGCGGCTGGAGCCTCGGCCGCCTCGCGAACGAGCTCGGCGTCTCCCGGCGCACCGTCGCGAAGTACGAGGACGGCATGAACGCCTCCGTCGAGGTCGCCATGCAGCTCGAAGACCTCTTCGGGGACGGCCTCACCAGCCCCGTCGACGTCCTCGACGGCGCGGAGGACGTCCACGACGCCGAGCCCACGCCCGACGACCCGGACGCCGAACCCGAAGACCAACCCATCATCACCGTCCTCACCATGGCCGGCTTCGACGTCCACCCCACCGTCCGCGCGCCCTTCAAAGCCGTCGGCGAGGGCGAACGCCGCAGCGAGCGGCTCCTCACCGGCCACTCCGCATTCACCGAATCCGCCGTCAAACGCGCCCGCATCATGAGCTCGCTCAGCCGCGTCACCCGCACCCGCTCCGTCTACTTCGTCGACAAGGCCAAACGCGACTCCATCGAGGGCACCGCCATCATCGAACGCGACGAAGTCGAGGACATCCGCGACCCCGAGGACTTCCGCGACCTCCTCAAAGAACGCGCCGACGCCACCGAAGCTTAA
- a CDS encoding glutathione S-transferase N-terminal domain-containing protein, with amino-acid sequence MSEPDLELYVLPGCPFCAKVETKLDELDLDYEEHTVPSPHPERTEVEKVSGQTGVPVLVDNTNGIEGMPESDDIVEYLETEYGA; translated from the coding sequence GTGAGCGAACCAGACCTCGAACTCTACGTCCTGCCCGGCTGTCCGTTCTGCGCGAAAGTCGAGACGAAACTCGACGAACTCGACCTCGACTACGAAGAGCACACCGTCCCGTCGCCGCACCCCGAGCGCACGGAAGTCGAGAAGGTGAGCGGGCAGACGGGCGTTCCGGTGCTCGTCGACAACACGAACGGCATCGAGGGGATGCCCGAGAGCGACGATATCGTCGAATACCTCGAAACCGAATACGGCGCGTAA
- a CDS encoding NCS2 family permease, which yields MGLTDSLADYFGFAKHDTDLRTELLAGLTTFLAMSYIVVVNPTILANAIQISGYTQDQVVQMVAVVTLIASAVAMFVMAFYANRPFGLAPGLGLNAFFAFTVVLGLGIPWQTALAAVVTEGVIFIVLTAVGAREYVIKLFPEPVKFAVGTGIGLFLAIIGLQAMGIVVNDDATLVTLGNIASNPVAMLATVGLFVTLALYARDVTGSIIIGILGTTVIGVLATLAGLVSPGTLIGGWVQSGGFNANALPAAQYDITPLVGAFLSGFSNVEPFGFALIVFTFFFVDFFDTAGTLVGVGQSGDFLDEDGNLPDADKPLMADAVGTTLGGILGTSTVTTYVESATGVEEGGRTGMTALTVALLFLVSLVFVPLAAVIPQYASHIALVVVAVLMLGNVTEVDWSDITNSVPAALTIIIMPFTYSIAYGIAAGIISYPIVKAATGDADDVSPGQWILAILFVIYFVVRTGGILQNAV from the coding sequence ATGGGGCTCACAGACTCCCTCGCCGACTACTTCGGGTTCGCCAAACACGACACGGACCTCCGCACCGAACTCCTCGCCGGCCTGACGACGTTCCTCGCGATGTCCTACATCGTCGTCGTCAACCCGACGATTCTCGCGAACGCCATCCAGATATCCGGCTACACGCAGGACCAGGTCGTGCAGATGGTCGCCGTCGTCACCCTCATCGCGTCCGCCGTCGCGATGTTCGTGATGGCGTTCTACGCGAACCGGCCGTTCGGCCTCGCGCCCGGCCTCGGCCTGAACGCCTTCTTCGCGTTCACGGTCGTCCTCGGCCTCGGCATCCCGTGGCAGACCGCGCTCGCCGCCGTCGTCACCGAAGGCGTCATCTTCATCGTCCTCACCGCCGTCGGCGCTCGCGAGTACGTCATCAAGCTCTTCCCCGAACCCGTGAAGTTCGCGGTCGGCACGGGTATCGGGCTCTTCCTCGCCATCATCGGCCTGCAAGCGATGGGCATCGTCGTGAACGACGACGCGACGCTCGTCACCCTCGGCAACATCGCGAGCAACCCCGTCGCGATGCTCGCCACCGTCGGCCTCTTCGTCACGCTCGCGCTCTACGCCCGCGACGTCACCGGCTCCATCATCATCGGTATCCTCGGCACGACCGTCATCGGCGTCCTCGCGACGCTCGCCGGCCTCGTCTCCCCCGGCACGCTCATCGGCGGCTGGGTCCAGTCCGGCGGCTTCAACGCGAACGCGCTCCCCGCCGCCCAGTACGACATCACGCCGCTCGTCGGCGCGTTCCTCTCCGGCTTCTCGAACGTCGAACCGTTCGGCTTCGCGCTCATCGTCTTCACCTTCTTCTTCGTCGACTTCTTCGATACCGCTGGGACGCTCGTCGGCGTCGGCCAATCCGGCGACTTCCTCGACGAAGACGGCAACCTCCCCGACGCCGACAAACCCCTCATGGCCGACGCCGTCGGCACCACCCTCGGCGGCATCCTCGGGACCTCCACCGTCACCACCTACGTCGAGTCCGCCACCGGCGTCGAAGAAGGCGGCCGCACCGGAATGACCGCGCTCACCGTCGCCCTCCTCTTCCTCGTCTCCCTCGTCTTCGTCCCGCTCGCCGCCGTCATCCCCCAGTACGCGAGCCACATCGCCCTCGTCGTCGTCGCCGTCCTCATGCTCGGCAACGTCACCGAAGTCGACTGGAGCGACATCACCAACAGCGTCCCCGCCGCCCTCACCATCATCATCATGCCGTTCACCTACAGCATCGCCTACGGCATCGCCGCCGGCATCATCTCCTACCCCATCGTCAAAGCCGCCACCGGCGACGCCGACGACGTCTCCCCCGGCCAGTGGATCCTCGCCATCCTCTTCGTCATCTACTTCGTCGTCCGCACCGGCGGCATCCTCCAGAACGCCGTCTAG
- a CDS encoding phosphoribosyltransferase family protein, producing the protein MNRAEKAALQLQAVSVLRTLKETRTYDELAAETDLPAGDLNRYVNGHVLPSADRARDVVDSVGRETLANELEDRVRVDDEGYVDNSGVVFDQPFLDLVAPVAAESFDFDTPDVVLTAATDGITLAAALASYYGARCAYAKKSKETAVDDFIEARQRLESGIELTYYLPASAIDAGETVLVVDDLIRSGETQELLLDITDTADADVGGVFALIAAGDEGIDRARARTDAPTDALVRLD; encoded by the coding sequence ATGAACCGCGCAGAGAAGGCCGCACTGCAGCTGCAGGCGGTCTCCGTCCTCCGCACCCTCAAGGAGACGCGGACGTACGACGAACTCGCCGCAGAGACCGACCTCCCCGCCGGCGACCTGAACCGCTACGTGAACGGCCACGTCCTCCCGAGCGCCGACCGCGCGCGCGACGTCGTGGACAGCGTCGGCCGCGAGACGCTCGCGAACGAACTCGAAGACCGCGTTCGCGTCGACGACGAGGGCTACGTCGACAACTCCGGCGTCGTCTTCGACCAGCCCTTCCTCGACCTCGTCGCGCCCGTCGCCGCCGAATCCTTCGACTTCGACACGCCCGACGTCGTGCTGACCGCGGCGACCGACGGCATCACGCTCGCCGCCGCGCTCGCCTCCTACTACGGCGCGCGGTGTGCGTACGCGAAGAAGTCGAAGGAGACCGCCGTCGACGACTTCATCGAGGCGCGCCAGCGCCTCGAATCCGGCATCGAACTCACCTACTACCTCCCTGCGTCCGCCATCGACGCCGGCGAGACCGTGCTCGTCGTCGACGACCTCATCCGCTCCGGCGAGACCCAAGAACTCCTCCTCGACATCACCGATACGGCGGACGCCGACGTCGGCGGCGTCTTCGCGCTCATCGCCGCCGGGGACGAAGGCATCGACCGCGCTCGCGCCCGCACTGACGCGCCCACCGACGCCCTCGTCCGCCTCGACTAG
- the pyrE gene encoding orotate phosphoribosyltransferase yields MANEELIAALRDADAVQFGEFELSHGGTSEYYVDKYLFETDPTCLRLIAEAFDERVEDDAKLAGVALGGVPLAAATAITADVPYVIARKKAKEYGTAKRIEGRLDDGEEVVVVEDIATTGQSAVDAVEALRDAGAEVNRALIVVDREEGGEELLAEHGVEMEALVTASDLLDDA; encoded by the coding sequence ATGGCGAACGAGGAACTCATCGCGGCGCTCAGAGACGCCGACGCCGTCCAGTTCGGCGAGTTCGAGCTGTCGCACGGCGGGACGTCGGAGTACTACGTGGACAAGTATCTCTTCGAGACGGACCCGACGTGTCTCCGACTCATCGCGGAAGCCTTCGACGAGCGTGTCGAGGACGACGCGAAGCTCGCAGGCGTCGCGCTCGGCGGCGTGCCGCTCGCGGCGGCGACGGCCATCACCGCGGACGTGCCGTACGTCATCGCGCGGAAGAAGGCGAAAGAGTACGGTACGGCGAAGCGCATCGAGGGCCGCCTCGACGACGGCGAGGAGGTCGTCGTCGTGGAGGACATCGCCACGACCGGCCAGTCCGCGGTTGACGCCGTCGAGGCGCTGCGCGACGCGGGCGCTGAGGTGAACCGCGCGCTCATCGTCGTGGACCGCGAGGAGGGCGGCGAGGAGCTGCTCGCCGAGCACGGCGTCGAGATGGAGGCGCTCGTCACGGCGTCCGACCTCCTCGACGACGCCTGA
- a CDS encoding CDP-2,3-bis-(O-geranylgeranyl)-sn-glycerol synthase: MNPLAVVATALWVMLPAYVPNNAAVLAGGGRPIDAGRTLGGRRLLGDGKTWRGTAVGVAAGALLALALDAVRPAASAALGVSLPWFPLAAVVALPAGAMLGDILASFVKRRTGRERGASFPLLDQLDFVVVALALTALSAPEWFAATFTLPVLLAILVLTPVLHVTTNVGAYYLGYKEEPW, from the coding sequence ATGAATCCGCTCGCCGTCGTCGCCACCGCGTTGTGGGTGATGCTCCCGGCGTACGTCCCCAACAACGCCGCCGTCCTCGCCGGCGGCGGCCGCCCCATCGACGCCGGCCGTACGCTCGGCGGACGACGCCTCCTCGGCGACGGGAAGACGTGGCGCGGCACCGCCGTCGGCGTCGCCGCCGGCGCGCTCCTCGCGCTCGCGCTCGACGCCGTCCGCCCCGCCGCCTCGGCCGCGCTCGGCGTCTCACTGCCCTGGTTCCCGCTCGCCGCCGTCGTCGCCCTCCCCGCCGGCGCGATGCTCGGCGACATCCTCGCCTCCTTCGTCAAGCGACGCACCGGCCGCGAACGCGGCGCGTCCTTCCCCCTCCTCGACCAGCTCGACTTCGTCGTCGTCGCCCTCGCCCTCACCGCCCTCAGCGCCCCAGAGTGGTTCGCCGCCACCTTCACCCTCCCCGTCCTCCTCGCCATCCTCGTTCTCACTCCCGTCCTCCACGTCACCACCAACGTCGGCGCGTACTATCTCGGCTACAAAGAAGAACCGTGGTAG
- a CDS encoding DUF502 domain-containing protein: MSSWKRDVASGLIVLVPILVTLYIVYWLYQAIAGLPFLANTNLHPATRVLLTLVIFVLLVFAIGYLMRTALGTFVEAQIDDLINRLPGLRVVYNASKMAVETALSDGSEFQRPVKIETWPGHRMTAFKTGKTTEDGREVLFIPTSPNITTGFVVEVDPDDIVETDENVEDALTRVLSAGFGESERDVDVQDVLGDE; the protein is encoded by the coding sequence ATGTCCTCCTGGAAGCGTGACGTCGCGTCCGGCCTCATCGTCCTCGTCCCCATTCTCGTCACGCTCTACATCGTCTACTGGCTCTACCAGGCCATCGCGGGCCTGCCGTTCCTCGCGAACACGAACCTCCATCCGGCGACGCGCGTCCTCCTGACGCTCGTCATCTTCGTCCTCCTCGTGTTCGCCATCGGCTACCTCATGCGGACCGCGCTCGGCACGTTCGTCGAGGCGCAGATCGACGACCTCATCAACCGCCTCCCCGGGCTCCGCGTCGTCTACAACGCCTCGAAGATGGCGGTCGAAACCGCGCTCTCCGACGGCAGCGAGTTCCAGCGCCCCGTCAAGATCGAGACGTGGCCCGGCCACCGCATGACCGCGTTCAAGACCGGGAAGACCACCGAGGACGGCCGCGAAGTCCTCTTCATCCCCACCAGCCCCAACATCACTACCGGCTTCGTCGTCGAAGTCGACCCCGACGACATCGTCGAGACCGACGAGAACGTCGAAGACGCCCTCACGCGCGTCCTCTCCGCCGGCTTCGGCGAGAGCGAACGCGACGTCGACGTTCAAGACGTCCTCGGCGACGAATAG
- a CDS encoding branched-chain amino acid transaminase: MPGFDEMRAERDSLDTIWMNGEFVDWDDANVHVLSHGLHYGTGIFEGVRAYDTQEGTAIFRWEDHLDRFFQSAKPYDMEIPFSREELTEATLETVRRNDLKSCYIRPIAYYGYKSLGVSPGDCPTDVTIAAWPWGAYLGEDALKNGIDVMVSSWRKHASSQIPTNAKTTGLYVNSLLAGEEARRNGYQEAIVLNKEGNVAEGPGENIFMVNDGEIYTPGLSESILDGITRDAVITLAEERGYEVHDNVSISRGQLNTADELFFTGSAAEVTPIKQVDNVTIGEGTRGPVTEDLQQAFFDLVERETDAHDDWFTYL; the protein is encoded by the coding sequence ATGCCAGGATTCGACGAGATGCGGGCGGAGCGCGACTCCCTCGACACCATCTGGATGAACGGCGAGTTCGTCGACTGGGACGACGCGAACGTCCACGTCCTCTCGCACGGCCTCCACTACGGGACGGGAATCTTCGAGGGCGTCCGCGCCTACGACACCCAGGAAGGCACCGCCATCTTCCGCTGGGAGGACCACCTCGACCGGTTCTTCCAGTCCGCGAAGCCCTACGACATGGAGATTCCGTTCTCCCGCGAAGAACTCACTGAGGCGACCCTGGAGACCGTGCGGCGGAACGACCTCAAGTCCTGCTACATCCGGCCCATCGCCTACTACGGCTACAAGAGCCTCGGCGTCTCCCCCGGCGACTGCCCGACCGACGTCACCATCGCCGCGTGGCCGTGGGGCGCGTACCTCGGCGAGGACGCCCTCAAGAACGGCATCGACGTCATGGTCTCCAGCTGGCGGAAACACGCCTCCAGTCAGATTCCGACGAACGCCAAGACCACCGGTCTCTACGTCAACAGCCTCCTCGCCGGCGAGGAAGCCCGCCGCAACGGCTACCAGGAAGCCATCGTCCTGAACAAGGAAGGGAACGTCGCCGAAGGCCCGGGCGAGAACATCTTCATGGTCAACGACGGCGAAATCTACACCCCCGGCCTCAGCGAGTCCATCCTCGACGGCATCACGCGCGACGCCGTCATCACCCTCGCCGAAGAACGCGGCTACGAGGTCCACGACAACGTCTCCATCTCCCGCGGCCAGCTCAACACCGCCGACGAGCTCTTCTTTACCGGTAGTGCCGCCGAAGTCACCCCCATCAAGCAGGTCGACAACGTCACTATCGGCGAAGGCACCCGCGGCCCCGTCACCGAAGACCTCCAACAGGCCTTCTTCGACCTCGTCGAACGCGAAACCGACGCCCACGACGACTGGTTCACCTACCTCTGA
- the ribB gene encoding 3,4-dihydroxy-2-butanone-4-phosphate synthase, with protein MAASESTAAADAIAAFRDGKPVLVYDADDREGEVDLIYPADAVTPGDVARLRNDAGGLICVALSDDIADAFGLPFLQESLDHPASESGDLEYDDRASFSLPVNHRDTYTGITDEDRALTITEVARAAETPDATDFAAEFRTPGHVFLLRAAPGLLADRDGHTEYGVALARAAGRAPAAVVCEMLDDETGAALSPDDAAAYADRHGLVYVTGTELKAALA; from the coding sequence GTGGCGGCCAGCGAATCCACCGCCGCCGCCGACGCCATCGCCGCCTTCCGCGACGGGAAGCCCGTGCTCGTCTACGACGCCGACGACCGCGAGGGCGAAGTCGACCTCATCTACCCCGCCGACGCCGTCACCCCCGGCGACGTCGCGCGCCTCCGGAACGACGCCGGCGGCCTCATCTGCGTCGCGCTCAGCGACGACATCGCCGACGCCTTCGGCCTCCCCTTCCTCCAAGAGAGCCTCGACCACCCCGCGAGCGAGAGCGGCGACCTCGAATACGACGACCGCGCCTCCTTCAGCCTCCCCGTCAACCACCGCGACACCTACACGGGGATCACCGACGAGGACCGCGCGCTCACCATCACCGAGGTCGCGCGCGCCGCCGAAACCCCCGACGCGACCGACTTCGCCGCCGAGTTCCGGACGCCCGGCCACGTCTTCCTCCTCCGCGCCGCCCCCGGCCTCCTCGCCGACCGCGACGGCCACACCGAGTACGGCGTCGCCCTCGCTCGCGCCGCCGGCCGCGCCCCCGCCGCCGTCGTCTGCGAGATGCTCGACGACGAGACCGGCGCGGCGCTCTCCCCCGACGACGCCGCCGCCTACGCCGACCGCCACGGCCTCGTCTACGTCACCGGCACCGAACTCAAAGCCGCCCTCGCCTGA
- a CDS encoding DUF120 domain-containing protein → MAQRMDADVGYDELAVLKLLALDGGLRGEVKVSCSDLAGRLDASNQTASRRLQALEDAGFVERDLVTDGQLVDITDAGERALQHEYEDYRRIFDGPTDVTLHGTVTGGMGEGRHYISLSGYNRQFNEKLGYDPYPGTLNVELTEQSRRERAAMERLDAVPIDAWEDEERTYGSASCYPCTVENTEGDAFAPAHVIVPDRTHHDESKLEIIAPEKLRDELGLVDDDTVAVRVTPRED, encoded by the coding sequence ATGGCTCAGCGCATGGACGCCGACGTCGGGTACGACGAACTCGCCGTCCTCAAACTGCTCGCGCTCGACGGCGGCCTCCGCGGCGAAGTGAAAGTCTCCTGCTCCGACCTCGCCGGCCGCCTCGACGCCTCGAACCAGACCGCCTCGCGCCGCCTCCAAGCGCTGGAGGACGCCGGGTTCGTCGAACGCGACCTCGTCACCGACGGCCAGCTCGTCGACATCACTGACGCCGGCGAACGCGCCCTCCAACACGAGTACGAGGACTACCGCCGCATCTTCGACGGCCCGACCGACGTCACCCTCCACGGAACCGTCACGGGCGGGATGGGCGAAGGCCGACACTACATCAGCCTCTCCGGCTACAACCGCCAGTTCAACGAGAAACTCGGCTACGACCCCTATCCCGGCACGCTGAACGTCGAACTAACGGAGCAAAGCCGGCGGGAGCGCGCCGCGATGGAGCGCCTCGACGCCGTCCCCATCGACGCCTGGGAGGACGAAGAACGCACCTACGGCTCGGCGTCCTGCTACCCCTGCACGGTCGAGAACACCGAAGGCGATGCGTTCGCGCCCGCACACGTCATCGTCCCCGACCGCACCCACCACGACGAGAGCAAACTCGAAATCATCGCGCCCGAGAAACTCCGCGACGAACTCGGCCTCGTCGACGACGACACCGTCGCCGTGCGCGTCACCCCGCGGGAGGACTAG